A genome region from Chengkuizengella sp. SCS-71B includes the following:
- a CDS encoding MFS transporter encodes MSHEKHYFPNRWIKTKDQQEHSYFQYHESEDHQKSKEGRLTKQAILLLAVHGLFAAANALSGTFVNVYLWKVSNDLSLIGWFSLSHQVVNILTFWLAGKWVKEHNKMNSLRLGVGLSAVFYLFVLLLQKQAVDYVLVLGAVQGMAAGFFWLAFNVVYFEITGPHDRDKFNGYAGLLGSGAGMFAPWISGLVITQMQATSGYKIIFSISLIVFVIGVIVSFFLKKREPKGTYQWFDAFQRLKEKENPWRRAFLALMAQGMREGVFAFIIGLLVYIATKNEMKLGNFSLIVSAVALVSYMLMGKYLKPWNRNRAMFVGTIFMILVIFPFFWDINYTTLLIFGIGTSIFLPLFTIPMTSTVFDIIGRDHESAQQRVEYVVLREAGLNAGRILGTLIFILIITWSNKPIVLNVFLLCIGSTPLLAWYFMRKLMPTKPKTVSKPK; translated from the coding sequence ATGTCGCATGAAAAGCATTATTTTCCAAACAGATGGATTAAAACAAAAGATCAACAAGAACATTCTTATTTTCAATATCATGAATCAGAAGACCATCAAAAGAGCAAGGAAGGGAGATTAACTAAACAAGCAATACTATTATTAGCAGTTCATGGCTTATTTGCAGCTGCAAATGCGTTATCAGGTACTTTTGTAAATGTGTATCTATGGAAAGTGAGCAATGATTTATCTTTAATTGGTTGGTTCTCTTTATCTCATCAAGTTGTCAATATCTTAACATTTTGGTTAGCGGGGAAATGGGTTAAAGAGCATAATAAAATGAACAGCTTACGCTTGGGTGTTGGGTTATCTGCAGTGTTTTATTTATTTGTGCTCTTACTTCAAAAGCAAGCTGTTGATTATGTGTTAGTTTTAGGTGCAGTCCAGGGGATGGCAGCGGGCTTTTTTTGGTTGGCATTTAACGTCGTTTATTTTGAAATTACAGGTCCACATGATCGAGACAAATTTAATGGTTACGCTGGATTATTAGGTTCAGGTGCTGGGATGTTCGCGCCATGGATCTCAGGACTTGTAATTACCCAAATGCAAGCAACAAGTGGATACAAAATCATCTTCTCTATTTCACTTATTGTTTTTGTAATTGGAGTTATTGTTAGTTTCTTTTTGAAAAAAAGAGAACCTAAAGGCACTTATCAATGGTTTGATGCATTTCAACGTTTAAAGGAAAAAGAGAATCCTTGGAGACGGGCATTTTTAGCTTTGATGGCACAGGGGATGAGAGAAGGCGTTTTTGCTTTTATCATTGGTTTACTTGTATATATTGCTACTAAAAATGAGATGAAGTTGGGTAACTTTTCATTGATTGTTTCTGCTGTAGCTCTTGTCAGTTATATGTTAATGGGCAAATACCTAAAACCCTGGAATCGTAATAGGGCAATGTTCGTAGGGACTATATTTATGATCTTAGTTATATTTCCATTCTTCTGGGATATCAATTACACTACACTGCTTATTTTTGGAATTGGAACTTCAATATTTTTACCGTTGTTTACGATTCCCATGACCTCAACAGTATTTGATATTATAGGGAGAGATCATGAGAGTGCCCAGCAAAGGGTAGAATATGTGGTATTAAGAGAAGCGGGTTTAAATGCAGGACGTATTTTAGGGACTTTAATTTTCATTCTTATTATTACATGGAGCAATAAACCGATAGTTTTAAATGTATTTTTATTATGTATTGGAAGCACTCCTTTACTTGCATGGTATTTCATGAGAAAATTGATGCCTACAAAACCCAAAACTGTCAGCAAACCCAAATAA
- the cysK gene encoding cysteine synthase A, which produces MPPKVVSSITELIGDTPMVKINRLLSENDAEVYVKLEYFNPSRSVKDRAAYNLILQAEKDGLLSPGGTIIEPTSGNTGIGLAMNAAAKGYKAIFIMPDNMTKERINILKAYGAEVVLTPAEERMPGAIKKALELQAEIPNSYIPQQFENEANPAIHRTTTALEIIEQMDGKIDAFVATAGTGGTVTGTGEILREKIPNINIFVVEPQGSPVLSGGKPGKHKLVGTSPGFIPKILNTKVYDEIVQVSDQNAIQTIRDLAAKEGILVGPSAGASVWTAMQLAKKWGKGKRICCIAPDNGERYLSMNLFGEDA; this is translated from the coding sequence ATGCCTCCAAAGGTTGTTTCAAGTATTACAGAATTAATTGGTGATACACCGATGGTGAAAATAAATAGATTGTTAAGTGAAAATGATGCCGAAGTCTATGTGAAATTGGAATATTTTAATCCAAGCAGAAGTGTGAAAGACAGAGCTGCTTATAATTTGATACTACAAGCAGAGAAAGACGGTCTGTTATCTCCTGGAGGAACGATTATTGAACCCACAAGTGGAAATACGGGAATTGGCTTAGCTATGAATGCAGCTGCTAAGGGTTATAAAGCTATATTTATTATGCCTGATAATATGACTAAAGAACGTATTAATATTTTAAAAGCATATGGTGCTGAAGTGGTACTTACACCTGCTGAAGAACGTATGCCGGGGGCAATAAAAAAAGCTTTGGAACTGCAGGCTGAAATCCCAAATAGTTATATTCCTCAGCAATTTGAAAATGAAGCAAATCCTGCTATACATCGAACAACAACAGCATTAGAAATCATCGAACAGATGGATGGAAAAATAGATGCTTTTGTGGCAACAGCAGGAACTGGTGGAACCGTTACAGGCACAGGGGAAATATTGCGTGAAAAAATACCTAATATTAATATTTTTGTTGTTGAACCTCAAGGTTCACCTGTCCTTTCGGGGGGGAAACCTGGCAAGCACAAATTAGTAGGTACAAGTCCAGGGTTTATTCCAAAAATCTTAAATACAAAAGTTTATGATGAAATTGTACAAGTATCAGATCAAAATGCAATACAGACGATACGTGATTTAGCTGCAAAGGAAGGAATATTAGTAGGTCCGTCAGCAGGCGCTTCTGTGTGGACAGCGATGCAACTTGCAAAAAAATGGGGAAAGGGCAAAAGGATTTGTTGTATTGCGCCTGATAACGGCGAAAGATACCTAAGCATGAACCTCTTTGGAGAGGATGCTTAA
- a CDS encoding TrkH family potassium uptake protein — MTPTQFIVTGYLISIIVATLLLLLPISLQDGVQLSFIDALFTATSGISVTGLTVVNVSETFSVFGTIVLLLMFQIGGIGIMALGTFLWMILGRNISLTYRKLIMIDQNQNRLSGLVQLIRLVLGLVLLFEAIGTLIFTIYFHFAGYYDSWLEAFYHGLFHSISAYTNAGFDIFGNSLTDFSHDYFIQIITIALIILGAIGFPVLIEIKEYFSRDNKNFRFSLYTKLTTSMFFLLLLVGAVGIWLVENELYYADKSWHEKIFFSLFNSVTVRSGGLSTMDVSEFGTATQMFLSVLMFIGASPSSVGGGIRTTTFTIVILALITYALGRSEIRIFRRSLKQDDVTKSFFIFTLASMTVVASIILLVSIESSHFSLMAIIFEITSAFGTCGLSMGITSELSTLGKIIIMLLMFTGRIGVLSMLYIFQVKKRKENFHYPKEDIIIG; from the coding sequence ATGACACCAACCCAGTTTATCGTTACTGGTTATTTAATTTCTATTATCGTTGCTACTTTGTTGCTGCTGCTCCCTATCAGCTTACAAGATGGAGTACAACTTTCATTCATTGATGCTTTATTTACTGCAACTAGCGGCATCAGTGTGACTGGACTTACGGTTGTTAATGTTTCAGAAACCTTCAGTGTATTTGGTACCATCGTTTTATTATTGATGTTTCAAATTGGTGGAATTGGAATTATGGCATTGGGAACATTTTTATGGATGATATTAGGTCGAAATATTAGCTTAACTTATCGAAAATTAATTATGATTGACCAAAATCAAAATCGTTTATCAGGACTTGTACAATTAATTCGCCTTGTACTTGGATTAGTATTGTTATTTGAAGCAATTGGAACTTTAATTTTCACTATATATTTTCACTTTGCTGGATATTATGATTCTTGGTTAGAAGCTTTTTACCATGGTTTATTTCACTCTATTTCTGCTTATACAAATGCAGGTTTTGATATTTTTGGAAATTCATTAACTGACTTTTCGCATGACTATTTTATACAAATCATAACCATCGCGTTAATTATATTAGGTGCTATTGGATTTCCAGTGCTCATTGAAATTAAAGAATATTTTTCTCGAGATAATAAAAACTTTCGCTTTTCATTATATACAAAACTAACAACCTCTATGTTTTTCTTGTTGTTATTAGTAGGTGCAGTCGGCATTTGGCTTGTAGAAAATGAATTGTACTATGCTGACAAAAGCTGGCACGAAAAAATATTTTTCTCCTTATTTAATTCGGTAACAGTCCGCAGTGGTGGATTATCGACGATGGATGTATCAGAGTTTGGGACTGCAACTCAAATGTTTTTGTCCGTATTAATGTTCATTGGGGCTAGTCCTTCTAGTGTTGGTGGCGGGATACGCACAACTACTTTTACGATAGTTATTTTGGCATTGATAACTTATGCATTAGGCAGAAGTGAAATCAGAATTTTTAGACGCTCATTAAAACAAGATGATGTTACAAAAAGCTTTTTCATTTTCACCTTAGCTTCAATGACAGTCGTAGCCAGTATTATCTTATTAGTTAGTATAGAAAGCAGCCACTTTTCACTAATGGCTATTATTTTTGAAATCACTTCAGCATTTGGTACATGTGGGTTATCGATGGGTATAACGAGTGAATTATCTACGCTTGGAAAAATCATCATCATGCTTCTTATGTTTACAGGAAGAATTGGAGTCCTTTCCATGTTGTACATATTTCAAGTTAAAAAAAGAAAAGAAAACTTTCACTATCCAAAAGAAGATATTATTATTGGATAA